Below is a genomic region from bacterium.
TTTGGTGCCGCCGAGCCGTCTGGCTGTGTGATTGGTAAAAATTGCAAGTTCGAACCGAATGTAAACGTTGCTTCTTCTTTGCGCCAGCCGGGAAGCAGCTTTAAGCCTTACGCATACCTAACAGCATTTAAGCCGGAGTTCGGCTACACCCCTTTGTCGAAAGTTTTAGATGCGCCTACTGTGTTCGGAACTGCCGGAGGACGCCCATACGCGCCGCAAAATTATGACGGCGGTTTCCGCGGCTTGATTACTATCCGCAAAGCATTGGCAGGCTCTTTAAATGTACCCGCTGTGCGCACCTTGGCTGCGGTTGGAGTAGATAATGTTGTGAACACTGCAAAAAGCCTAGGGATCACCTCTCCCATGAAGAATTGCGGATTATCTTTGGTTTTGGGCGGCTGTGAGGTGAAATTGGTTGATCACGTTACCGCCTTTTCTGTAATTGCCAATGGTGGGAAGGGGGATTTAAGCAGTCCCTTCATGCGCATTGAAGACAAGCATGGCAAAACTCTAGAGGCTTCTAGTAACAACCCAGCTCAAGTGATTAATCCGGAAGCTGTGTACGAACTAATCAGTATAATGACGGATGACCAATCCCGCCAATATATTTTCGGTAAAGATAACCCGCTTAACTTACCGGATCGTCCGGTTGCGGCTAAGACTGGCACTACTCAAAACTGGAAAGATGGTTGGACGCTTGGGTTTACTCCCCAGTTGGCAGTAGGTGTTTGGACGGGGAATAATGACAGTTCTTTGATGCGCGCAGGGGCAGACGGTGTGTTTACGGCAGCACCAATTTGGCAAAAATTTATGCTGGCGGCTACGGCAAGCCAGCCTGTCCGAGATTTCGATGTTCCTGCCGGAATAATCCAGGTAGCTTATGATGCAAACACCAATCGACCGGTTACTGGCAATGCTAAAAATATCCGCATGGAGCCGGTGCCCTGGTATGCTTTGCCAAAAGATATTCAGGTTTCTGCGGCACCGCGAAATCTACAGCGCTCATTAATTGGACCTATCGATACCAAAGAAGTAAAACTAGCACCAACCGGCGGGCAAGTGGGGGGAGCTTATACTGACATTCCATCCGGTTCGTAATAGTTTTAGTTCAATTTAAATAACAAATATAAAAAGCACATCCTTTAAGCATGGATGTGCTTTATTGTTTTAGCGTCGACCGTATATTAGGTCATGGTGATATGCCTCACGGGCGCGGCCTTCTGCCGATGGGAGTTTATTCCATTCGGTGTCATTGAACCTATCTAATACCAACTTTTTGCGCACGCTGGGCTGTCCGTTGATACTAATCGGAACCATGGTCTGGTTGTAGACAGTAATCCCACAGTTGTCCGGACCCGGAGTTTCTACGAACTCTTTTTCAGTCCAGTGTTCCAGAAGATAGCGGATGCAGCGGATCGTTCCGCCATGTGTGAAGATCCAGACATTCTGATCGTCGCGGGTATGGAAAATTTCCGTAATAAATGAACGCACGCGCTCGACAACTTTAGACAAGCTTTCTCCTCCGGGAGGGGCTGCGTGGAATCCACCCATGGTTCTCCAATACTCTCGGAGATAGGGAAAGTGTCGTTCGACTTCCTCTTCTGTCATGTCATAGGTATAACCTGGATCTCGTTCCCTGAGAAAGGTTGTACTCCGTCTTTCTACAGAGTTCAGTTCCTTATCAGTGAACGCAGTTAAAGCGGTATTGGCAGTTTGTTCGGTGCGACGGTATTCTGAGTCGTATACAAAATCTGGCTTACCGAAATGGGCCTTCAAATAAAATCCTGCTTTAACGGCTTGCTCGAATCCAGGCAAGGTAATTGGTATCATGTGATCACCTATGCCTTTGACCAACTTGCGGGCGTCTTCGTCTGCAAAATATGTAGTTGGTTTCTGTCCATTTCTACCTCTTTTGGCTTCATTCCGAGCCGATTCTGCATGTCTGATTAGGATAAGTTGTTTAGGCCTTCCGGCTAATTGAGACATCTATTTTTCCTCCTATCTATGAGGGTTCATAATAACAAATTTTGCTTTGAACAGCAATTATAAGTGCAAATATCATTGACAAACAAGCCTAAAAGTGTTATCATAAAACCTAAAATCGAATTTGGAGGGCATAATAATGAATGGCAATAATATGATATGGCCTGCAGAACTGAACTTGGTTCGTCACGGGCAGTCAAATTACAACATCCTGAAGGCGCTTAAGGCAGCCGACCCGGATTATCAGGTGTTCAAACGGTTATATAACCGTTGGGATGCAAGGTGTGAAAAAGGGGACTGGATGCGCGAGCCGCCGAAGAGCGAGTTGGTAGAGTTGGCCATCCAGATGCGTAAGAAATACTCTTTGGGATGCAGTGATCCGGAAACTCCGCTCACCGAAATGGGCATATGGCAGGCACAGCAAACCGGCAAGGCCCTAGCAGAGTTTATCGAAATTCCCGACGTGATCTTTGTTTCGCCTTACAAAAGAACCTGGCAAACATTCGAGAATGTAAAGATGTTTTGTCCGCAGTTTCATGGGGTAAAGATCCGCGAAGAAGATCGCATCCGCGAACAGGAGCACGGATTGTGCGCTTTGTACAATGACTGGCGTATCTACCACGTTTTTCATCCGGAGCAGCGCGCTATGTTCCGGCTTGCCGGCAAGTACGATTACTGCTTCCCTGGGGGAGAGAATATTGCCAGGGCAAGGGACCGCGTTAGGCGCTGGTTTGATAAGCTTATTCGGGATTATCCCGGAAAGCGAGTATGGGGATTCACTCACCACCTTACCAAGCTTACGATCATGGGATTGCTCAAGCATTGGAGTCAGGAACAGTTTTTATGGTGGGATACCCATCGCGTTCCGCCTAATCTGAGCGTTACCACGTTCCGCGGCACTAACACCGGCAAGATCGAGATCGAACTTCCGGAATATGGGAAGATCTACTACGATCAGTCAAAGTATGCGCCTGCGTAAGCAGCGCAATTGCCAATAATAAAACCGACCAAGTAAGAAGGTCGGTTTTTTATGTGTCTACATTTTCAGAGCAGTTTTAATCATCGCGTTTATGATTTCTTTTTTGCCCAAATGAGCCGCGGTGTGGCGATGCTGAGTAATTGTTCGCCCAAGCACGATGTAATCGGCCCCATTTTTTATGGCGTCAATAGGGTCGACGGTAGCATACTGGTCGTGTTTTTGGTCTGAACTGAGCCTGATACCAGGACACAGGATCTGTAAATTTTGAAAGCGTGGATCCTGTTTAATTTGTCCGGCTTCGTGAGAGTTCCCTGCGCAGATTATTCCGTCGAGTCCGCTGTTTGCAGCCAATAAGCCCAGATGAAACACTTGCTTTTCTCGGCTGCGGCCGTAAATTCTGTAACACTCATCTTCGCCGATAGAAGTGGGTACGGTCACTCCGAATAGTCTGCTTCTGCCTTTGTTGGCCATCGCAGCTTTGAGGCATTTTTCTCCGCTGGAGAGGTGGACCGAGATCAGGTCTACTCCCAGTTTGGCCGCTTCGGCGACGCTTTTACTGACAGTGTTGGGCGTGTCGTGATATTTGAGATCTAAAAAAACTTTAAGGCCAGCAGAGACTATCCGTTCTACAATTAGCGGTCCGTTGGACGTAAATAGTTCCGAACCTACCTTAAACATACCTGCAAAATCTTTCAGGTCGTAGACTATGTCGATAGCCTCGTCGGGGTCGTCGGTGTCTAGAGCCACGATTATCCTGTCTTGAACGTTCATATTTCCTCCTGAATAACATCAAACTATACAGAAAAAAGCTGTTTTTGTCAACGGCTTACATATGAACTTTTCCTATTTCGGTGAGGATTTTTTTACCTTGCTAAGAAGTTACGACAGGTTGCGGCGGTTATATCCGTACGCAATTGCTAAGATAAGATGTATTAAACCCATCACTGTATTGATACCCCACACAGCCGGGCTAGACCAGCCTGCAGCCAGAAAGAAGTTGAGGTTCATTGCGGCTCCTCCAAGCAATGCCAATACGAGGAGAGCTGCAACTGGTGTAGGTAAACTTTTTTTATACAATAACCATGCCCCGCCTAGTAAGAGTGCTGCGCCAACCAACACTTCTGATGTGCGAATTATGTTACCAAAGAGTTCTGCACGCGGAATGATTACGGTGTAAAGCAGGTCGGCGTAGGCTTTGTAGGAAGTTTTCTCTGCAAAGCTTCCCAGTGTTGTGGCAATATTTGTCATAAACCCCCCGCTAGACCATTTTCCCCAGCCTGAGTGAAGCCATTGGAGGGCTAGAACCCACTGAATGAAAATTATCCAAATAACGGACACCTTCTTATTAGTCATTTTTCTTTTATTAATTAAAATTTTTTACGAATATGTTGTTCGGAGTAGCTCCAATCCGAAGTGATTTTTTTATGAGGGTTGAAAATGTTTTGAGGATCAAATATGGTTTTGATTTGAGAGAAGATTTCTATTACTTTAGAGGGGTACATCTGATCCAAAAATGGCCCACGGACGAGCCCATCGTTGTGTTCTCCCGAAAGAGATCCTTTGTATTTAACCACTAAGTCCGTGACTTCCTGCAGAACTGCCGAAATTTTATTTCTTTCTCGCAATTTAGTCAGATCCATAAGAGGGATGATGTGAAAATTGCCATCGCCCATATGGCCGGCGATTGTATATAAAAGTTTGTGGCGGTCTAGGATTTGGTAAAGCTTGGGTAAAAATTCTGGCAAATTGGGTGGTGGCACTATTAAGTCATCTATGAAAGGCGCCGCGTGCTTGCGTTTAATATTTTTGCGAAGGAGATTAAAACTTTCTCGGCGCATAACCCAAAATTTTTCTTCGTGGTGCTTGTCGCGGGCTCTTTCCATGGTAACATCGAATTTTCTCAATGCATGTTCTACTGCATCGATCTTCGCGTCTATCTCACTTTGCCGTTTGCCTTCGAATTCCACGAGTAAAATCATTTTAGGAAAATGAGGCAAAAATCTTAGCATTTTATTCAGTACTGGGATAAAGCTCAAGCCTAGCATAATGAATCGCTTCCACCCTAAAGTAGTTCTAAAGCTGTAAAAAAAGCGCAGCGCAAATTTTAAAGTATGTTCATCGAATGATTCGATACTGGTAGCTTGGAGCGGAAGGAGGGCATTTATGATGTTGCCTAGATTTTTTAACGATGGCATGAGCACTACCATCATTCCCGATAAAGGTTTGGCCGCAACCAGACGTAAGGTGGCTTGGGTGGTGATTCCTAATGTTCCTTGAGCGCCTACTAGTAGTTTAGTGAGGTCCAATGTTTTTCCGTCCCATGCATCCCAAATGTTGTATCCGGTAGAGTTTTTGCTCACGACAGGCTTGGATCGGGCAATAACATCTTGATTCTTCTCTAGAAGACGCAAGACTTTTTTGTGAATCCTTCCTTCGAAGGAATCCTCTGCCAATTTTTTTTGTAATTTTTCGTTGCTTAGAGGTTTAATGGTGTGTTCTTCGCCATCGGAAAGGATCACTTTTAGTTGCTTAACATAGCGTTCAGTTTTACCGTATACCAATGATTTTTCCCCACCAGAATTGTTGTTGATTATGCCGCCCATCATACAGATTTCGCGAGAGGCAGGGTAAGATGGAAAGAGCAAGCCTTTAGATAAGGTTTTAGGTTCGAAATCTCTGTAATACACACCTGGTTCCACAGTAGCCCCTGTTTTAGAAACTGGGCCAATCTTTTTAAAGTATCTTTCCAGCGTGACAATGATTGAGTCATTTATAGCACCACCAGACATGTCGGTGCCGCCGCTGCGTGCGGTAAGGGACAAGTCGGGGTTGTTGCGCTTATGGGCTTTTACGTATTTGACTAGCGTAGAAATATCCTCTGCATTTTTGGGGAAAGCTACTAGTTGGGGACGGATTTCGAATAGGCTGGCGTCATGGCTGTATTTGTCTAGAGTCGGGGCGTCATTTAGCAACTCTCCTTTAAAAGAGGGTATTTGTATCGATTGATGTTGAGCCATGAATTGTTTGGTTTTGGTTTGTTTCTTATGAGGTTATTGTACCAAATTTTTGGATGATGTTGGGCTGGAGAATCGGAAAAGAGGAGTGACTCCGGTGTAATTAAGCTTGAAGGGGTAACTTTTACGAAACAGTACTACCATTTGTGCTAAAAGCATTATCGATCCGGTGTAGGCGAAATCTCCTATGAGCATATTGCGGAAGAACGGCAATCCTAATTCGTACGAATACAGCAACCCTGAAAGACTTTTTTCATACCAAGTAGAGGAGTACCACACAGCTGCATTGGTTATCAAAAAGAACAGTACGGAGGATGATGCTACAGACAGGCCAGTTTTCCAGACAGTGCGTCGCTGCGCGCTTCCGTAG
It encodes:
- a CDS encoding PBP1A family penicillin-binding protein, with the protein product MNLRNAFFWTRKSVLLLVATVFFGFASVFIVIGVASSAYLIAVNSSLPSYEEIQNRDVPESSKLYSRDGTLIYEFYGEYKRSKISLDQVSPHLKEATIAIEDKDFYNHGAISLPSIVRAMIANSKTGNIEQGGSTITQQFAKNALLDRKKLYSRKVREVLLAYKIESHFDKDAILELYLNEIPYGRNSYGAEAAAKTYFGKSASELNLTESAYLAALPQRPSYYSPTGANSGALEDRKNLVLQKMLEQGYITEQEKHQAETTAVAFLPNSQKLVAPYFVSWVQNYLTNKYGTEFLKEGGLKVYSALDMNLQNLAEQVVKEGAETNKTKYRAYNAALVAVDPSTNKVVAMAGGKDYFGAAEPSGCVIGKNCKFEPNVNVASSLRQPGSSFKPYAYLTAFKPEFGYTPLSKVLDAPTVFGTAGGRPYAPQNYDGGFRGLITIRKALAGSLNVPAVRTLAAVGVDNVVNTAKSLGITSPMKNCGLSLVLGGCEVKLVDHVTAFSVIANGGKGDLSSPFMRIEDKHGKTLEASSNNPAQVINPEAVYELISIMTDDQSRQYIFGKDNPLNLPDRPVAAKTGTTQNWKDGWTLGFTPQLAVGVWTGNNDSSLMRAGADGVFTAAPIWQKFMLAATASQPVRDFDVPAGIIQVAYDANTNRPVTGNAKNIRMEPVPWYALPKDIQVSAAPRNLQRSLIGPIDTKEVKLAPTGGQVGGAYTDIPSGS
- a CDS encoding phosphoglycerate mutase family protein, producing MSQLAGRPKQLILIRHAESARNEAKRGRNGQKPTTYFADEDARKLVKGIGDHMIPITLPGFEQAVKAGFYLKAHFGKPDFVYDSEYRRTEQTANTALTAFTDKELNSVERRSTTFLRERDPGYTYDMTEEEVERHFPYLREYWRTMGGFHAAPPGGESLSKVVERVRSFITEIFHTRDDQNVWIFTHGGTIRCIRYLLEHWTEKEFVETPGPDNCGITVYNQTMVPISINGQPSVRKKLVLDRFNDTEWNKLPSAEGRAREAYHHDLIYGRR
- a CDS encoding histidine phosphatase family protein, producing the protein MNGNNMIWPAELNLVRHGQSNYNILKALKAADPDYQVFKRLYNRWDARCEKGDWMREPPKSELVELAIQMRKKYSLGCSDPETPLTEMGIWQAQQTGKALAEFIEIPDVIFVSPYKRTWQTFENVKMFCPQFHGVKIREEDRIREQEHGLCALYNDWRIYHVFHPEQRAMFRLAGKYDYCFPGGENIARARDRVRRWFDKLIRDYPGKRVWGFTHHLTKLTIMGLLKHWSQEQFLWWDTHRVPPNLSVTTFRGTNTGKIEIELPEYGKIYYDQSKYAPA
- the pyrF gene encoding orotidine-5'-phosphate decarboxylase encodes the protein MNVQDRIIVALDTDDPDEAIDIVYDLKDFAGMFKVGSELFTSNGPLIVERIVSAGLKVFLDLKYHDTPNTVSKSVAEAAKLGVDLISVHLSSGEKCLKAAMANKGRSRLFGVTVPTSIGEDECYRIYGRSREKQVFHLGLLAANSGLDGIICAGNSHEAGQIKQDPRFQNLQILCPGIRLSSDQKHDQYATVDPIDAIKNGADYIVLGRTITQHRHTAAHLGKKEIINAMIKTALKM
- a CDS encoding FAD-binding oxidoreductase, with the translated sequence MAQHQSIQIPSFKGELLNDAPTLDKYSHDASLFEIRPQLVAFPKNAEDISTLVKYVKAHKRNNPDLSLTARSGGTDMSGGAINDSIIVTLERYFKKIGPVSKTGATVEPGVYYRDFEPKTLSKGLLFPSYPASREICMMGGIINNNSGGEKSLVYGKTERYVKQLKVILSDGEEHTIKPLSNEKLQKKLAEDSFEGRIHKKVLRLLEKNQDVIARSKPVVSKNSTGYNIWDAWDGKTLDLTKLLVGAQGTLGITTQATLRLVAAKPLSGMMVVLMPSLKNLGNIINALLPLQATSIESFDEHTLKFALRFFYSFRTTLGWKRFIMLGLSFIPVLNKMLRFLPHFPKMILLVEFEGKRQSEIDAKIDAVEHALRKFDVTMERARDKHHEEKFWVMRRESFNLLRKNIKRKHAAPFIDDLIVPPPNLPEFLPKLYQILDRHKLLYTIAGHMGDGNFHIIPLMDLTKLRERNKISAVLQEVTDLVVKYKGSLSGEHNDGLVRGPFLDQMYPSKVIEIFSQIKTIFDPQNIFNPHKKITSDWSYSEQHIRKKF